A segment of the Synechococcus sp. CBW1002 genome:
CCCCTGGGGCCTGGATCGTCTCACCCTGCTGCGGGGCACGCCTCAGCCCGTCTCCGTCGCCCAGACGGTGCTCGACTCGTTGATGCAGGACGATCCGGGCCGCGACCATCGCCAGGTGCATCTGGTCGACGCTGATGGCCGGGCGGCCGCCTGGACCGGCGCCCATTGCGGTGGCTGGGCGGGTCATCACACCGGTGAGGGCTATTCGGTGGCCGGAAATTTCCTCACGGGTCCCGAACCGGTGCAGGCGATGGCCGCGGCGTATGAGGCTGCCCTGGCTGCCGATCTGCCCTTCAGCGAGCGGTTGATGCGGGCCCTGGAGGCCGGTGAGGCGGCCGGTGGCGATCACCGCGGTCGTCAGTCGGCAGCGCTCTATGTGATGCACCAGGAGCTGTATCCCCTGCACGATTTCCGCGTCGATCACCACCCCGATCCCCTGGTGGCCCTGCGGGAGATCCTGGCGGAAACCACGCAGCCCTACTACACCTCCTTCCGCGACACCTTGCCGGTGCTGGCCAGTCTGCCTGCGCCCACCAGTGCATTTCCGCCACTGGTCGCCGTGCCTTCAAGCCATACGGCCGCCGTGCCACCAGCTCCTGCCGTGCCGGCTGCCGCACCTGCTTCGCTCACCCAGCCCGGGCTGGCGGCTGTGGAGCCGATCCGCCCCGCCCGCCGTCGCTGGACCTGGCCCGGGCTGCGGCGCCGGGTGGCCTGAGCGTCCTTACACCGTCCAGCCGAGTCGGTCGGCCTCGGCCCTTGCCCTTGCCGGCACATCGTCGGCCACGAAGAAGCGGTGCATGATCTGCACCCCGAGCAGGTGGTTGATCACGGCATCCATCTGCACCCGCTCGGCGGCCGTGGTGCCGGGATCGTCGTGGCGGGCGAACAGGGCCCGGACGCCCTCGACGCTCAGCAGACCGGCCGCCTCGATCGCCGTGTCGCTGAGATACTGATCCGCCAGCTCCATCATCCGGCCC
Coding sequences within it:
- a CDS encoding DUF1028 domain-containing protein, which translates into the protein MTYSIVAWDPSTGMTGVAVATKHLAVGSLVPHARAGVGAVATQSSTNPLLGPWGLDRLTLLRGTPQPVSVAQTVLDSLMQDDPGRDHRQVHLVDADGRAAAWTGAHCGGWAGHHTGEGYSVAGNFLTGPEPVQAMAAAYEAALAADLPFSERLMRALEAGEAAGGDHRGRQSAALYVMHQELYPLHDFRVDHHPDPLVALREILAETTQPYYTSFRDTLPVLASLPAPTSAFPPLVAVPSSHTAAVPPAPAVPAAAPASLTQPGLAAVEPIRPARRRWTWPGLRRRVA